Proteins encoded within one genomic window of Victivallis lenta:
- a CDS encoding flavodoxin family protein, producing MSKKLLFVIAGPRLAGCTAFAARTAAEAARAAGSEVTIVELPKVKGGTTGCISCYGCQRSAEYRCVLDDGMSELVASVPQYDAVVIASPVFFFSISCQAKAFLDRFFCLIKHREDGSIATPLGRVGLAFITTSGGDEDDSGVRNIYGTMRDCAAFLGSGEPKFLYYGLCGDPAVFKADPANAEKAAAFGRSL from the coding sequence ATGTCGAAAAAATTGCTGTTTGTCATTGCCGGCCCGCGTCTGGCGGGCTGCACCGCGTTTGCGGCCCGCACGGCGGCGGAAGCCGCCCGCGCCGCGGGCAGCGAGGTCACCATCGTCGAATTGCCGAAGGTCAAAGGCGGCACGACCGGGTGCATTAGCTGTTACGGCTGCCAGCGCTCGGCAGAGTACCGGTGCGTACTCGATGACGGGATGAGCGAGCTGGTCGCTTCCGTGCCGCAATATGATGCAGTCGTGATTGCGAGCCCGGTGTTCTTCTTTTCGATCTCCTGCCAGGCCAAGGCGTTCCTGGACCGCTTCTTCTGCCTGATCAAGCATCGGGAGGACGGTTCGATCGCAACGCCGCTCGGCCGGGTCGGACTCGCGTTCATCACGACCTCGGGCGGGGATGAGGACGACAGCGGCGTCAGGAACATTTATGGCACGATGCGCGACTGCGCGGCCTTTCTGGGCTCCGGCGAGCCGAAGTTTCTCTATTACGGGCTTTGCGGAGACCCGGCCGTTTTCAAGGCCGACCCGGCCAACGCTGAAAAAGCGGCGGCGTTCGGCCGCTCGCTCTGA
- a CDS encoding FecCD family ABC transporter permease — translation MTRVFSSLRTTAGRFAVNFALLALLALVMLVSMRFGSLKLTFAEIVGTLWNRPDGINGQIIFNIRLPRILLGALVGGSLAAAGTILQGVMRNPLASPGIIGVSAGGGLGGILVMLVLPQFGYLLVPAAFGGALVTAVLVYLLAWKRGVNPVRLILAGVAVSAMLGAFSSTILILNAEKAGGVLDFTIGSLSARSWPQIEQVAPYMAAGFAVALMLGQKLNILTLGDEVATGLGMRVERTRFLLLAVAALLAASAVSVAGLLGFVGLIAPHIVRIVIGSDNRFLIPASALFGGIMVVGCDTVGRMAMDPSELPVGVIMSLLGPPFFLWLLRRHSYEA, via the coding sequence ATGACGCGCGTTTTTTCTTCTCTCCGCACGACTGCCGGCCGCTTTGCGGTGAACTTCGCGCTGCTGGCGCTGCTGGCGCTCGTCATGCTGGTCAGCATGCGCTTCGGTTCGCTGAAACTGACTTTCGCGGAGATCGTCGGGACGCTCTGGAACCGGCCGGACGGAATCAACGGCCAGATCATCTTCAATATCCGGCTGCCGCGCATCCTGCTCGGCGCGCTGGTCGGCGGCAGCCTTGCCGCGGCCGGCACGATTCTGCAGGGGGTCATGCGCAATCCGCTCGCGTCGCCCGGGATCATCGGCGTTTCGGCCGGCGGCGGACTCGGCGGTATTCTGGTCATGCTCGTGCTGCCGCAGTTCGGTTATCTGCTGGTTCCCGCCGCGTTCGGCGGGGCGCTGGTCACGGCGGTACTCGTCTATCTGCTGGCCTGGAAGCGCGGCGTGAACCCGGTGCGGCTGATTCTGGCCGGCGTGGCGGTATCGGCCATGCTCGGCGCGTTCAGCAGCACGATCCTGATTCTGAACGCCGAGAAGGCGGGCGGCGTGCTCGATTTCACGATCGGTTCGCTTTCGGCCCGGAGCTGGCCGCAGATCGAACAGGTCGCGCCGTATATGGCGGCCGGTTTCGCCGTCGCGCTGATGCTCGGGCAGAAACTCAATATCCTGACCCTCGGCGATGAGGTTGCGACCGGGCTCGGCATGCGGGTCGAGCGGACACGCTTCCTCCTGCTCGCCGTCGCGGCGCTGCTGGCGGCGTCGGCAGTCAGCGTGGCCGGACTGCTCGGCTTCGTCGGGCTCATCGCTCCGCACATCGTCCGGATCGTGATCGGCTCCGACAACCGGTTCCTGATTCCGGCCTCGGCGCTGTTCGGCGGAATCATGGTGGTCGGCTGCGACACGGTCGGCCGCATGGCGATGGACCCTTCCGAACTGCCGGTCGGCGTCATCATGTCGCTGCTCGGGCCGCCCTTCTTTCTCTGGCTGTTGAGGAGGCACAGCTATGAAGCTTGA
- a CDS encoding prepilin-type N-terminal cleavage/methylation domain-containing protein, which translates to MQAFRRFLRLRTFTLIELLVVIAIIAILASMLLPALNQAREKARTTTCLGNLRQIGAANQMYANDNDDMFVIYCSSATATNAKNADYWLGYLGAKNYDLTKSNLLGRYYGGSPRVMVCPGVMLKSKQGNNGSGDELTGDLTDLAGGGGYGYNGNWLGQYILDGVRYSFKRSRMKQTSNTVAFADCARSKMGSTMYNPVRVTPLLYCKMKPNGDEYEAESSGTTHFRHGKMANVSWVDGHAGTEHPGSINDDNAAQADLVGYVGMLKQDLYNPMRDKDELE; encoded by the coding sequence ATGCAAGCTTTCCGCCGGTTCCTCCGTCTCCGAACGTTCACCCTCATCGAGCTCCTCGTCGTCATCGCGATCATCGCGATTCTCGCGTCGATGCTGCTGCCCGCGCTGAACCAGGCGCGCGAGAAGGCCAGGACGACCACCTGCCTCGGCAACCTGCGCCAGATCGGCGCCGCGAACCAGATGTATGCGAACGACAACGACGACATGTTCGTGATCTACTGCAGCAGCGCGACCGCGACGAATGCGAAGAACGCCGATTACTGGCTCGGATATCTCGGCGCGAAGAATTACGACCTGACGAAGAGCAATCTGCTCGGCCGTTATTACGGCGGTTCGCCCCGGGTCATGGTCTGCCCCGGCGTGATGCTGAAGAGCAAGCAGGGCAACAACGGCAGCGGAGACGAGCTGACCGGCGATCTGACCGACCTGGCCGGGGGCGGCGGTTACGGTTACAACGGCAACTGGCTCGGGCAGTATATTCTGGACGGCGTCCGCTACAGTTTCAAGCGGAGCCGCATGAAGCAGACCTCGAACACGGTCGCTTTTGCGGACTGCGCCCGTTCGAAGATGGGCAGCACGATGTACAATCCGGTACGGGTGACCCCGCTTCTGTACTGCAAGATGAAGCCGAATGGCGACGAGTACGAGGCCGAATCGAGCGGGACGACCCACTTCCGCCACGGCAAGATGGCGAATGTCTCCTGGGTCGACGGGCATGCGGGCACGGAGCACCCGGGGTCGATCAACGACGACAACGCCGCGCAGGCGGATCTGGTCGGCTACGTCGGCATGCTGAAGCAGGATCTGTACAATCCGATGCGTGACAAGGATGAACTGGAGTAG
- the murI gene encoding glutamate racemase — MKPFDNRPIGIFDSGLGGLTVAAALRRTLPGEAVAYLGDTARVPYGDKSVDSIIRFAHQDVEFMLSRGVKLIVAACNTVSAVALDSLKRDYPDEIILGMIDSGVRAVIDSGAERVAVIGTRATINSDAYRRGIHAVDRSIRVESIACPLLVPLAEEGITGGVIAREVFDTYLGRLRDDPPDALLLGCTHYPLFAAALADYFSGKVRILDSATACAAYTARFLEEQKMAARPDNTPSFGCFVTDLPGEFHRHATRFLGAPPGRVERISLT, encoded by the coding sequence ATGAAACCATTCGACAACCGGCCCATCGGCATTTTCGACTCCGGCCTCGGCGGGCTCACCGTCGCGGCCGCGCTGCGCCGCACGCTTCCGGGCGAAGCGGTCGCCTATCTCGGAGACACGGCGCGCGTGCCGTACGGGGACAAATCGGTCGATTCGATCATCCGCTTCGCGCACCAGGACGTCGAATTCATGCTGTCGCGCGGCGTGAAGCTGATCGTGGCCGCCTGCAACACGGTGTCGGCGGTCGCCCTCGACAGCCTGAAACGCGACTATCCGGATGAAATCATCCTCGGCATGATCGACTCCGGCGTCCGCGCGGTCATCGACTCCGGCGCCGAGCGCGTCGCGGTCATCGGAACGCGCGCGACGATCAACAGCGACGCATACCGGCGGGGCATCCATGCCGTCGACCGCTCGATCCGGGTCGAAAGCATCGCCTGTCCGCTGCTCGTGCCGCTGGCCGAAGAGGGGATCACCGGCGGCGTCATCGCCCGCGAAGTGTTCGACACCTATCTCGGCAGGCTCAGGGACGATCCGCCCGATGCGCTGCTGCTCGGCTGCACGCACTATCCGCTCTTCGCGGCGGCGCTCGCGGACTATTTCTCCGGCAAAGTCAGGATTCTCGACAGCGCGACTGCCTGCGCCGCCTATACCGCGCGCTTCCTCGAGGAGCAAAAAATGGCCGCGCGGCCGGACAACACCCCTTCGTTCGGCTGCTTCGTGACCGACCTGCCGGGAGAGTTCCACCGCCATGCGACCCGCTTTCTCGGAGCCCCTCCCGGCCGTGTCGAACGGATCAGCCTGACCTGA
- a CDS encoding ABC transporter substrate-binding protein, which produces MRRVLLLAAALLPLCGLFAEVLSESAGAVVFRQPDGKAVTLRKKPERVVACYASFVQVWYAAGGKVVGIPLVRSREALPEAARKLPVVGGLTTPNPEKVLALKPDLVLLLDKFEKHRAVSEVLNRAGVETVLLECGNYTDFSGLLDLFCRLNGTTVAAHPEGKRITDEVAAVCREVSALPPPSAAIVFAATHGFKLEGDESNTGTMLKMLGAGNIASGIRGVRAGFSFERLLVENPDVILVVTMGDAEALKEKFRREIMSQEAWKALKAEKEKRVHFLPADLFLYQPGTRYPEAFRYLAKLLYPGWEDK; this is translated from the coding sequence ATGAGACGGGTTCTGCTGCTGGCTGCGGCGCTGCTGCCGCTCTGCGGTTTGTTTGCCGAAGTGCTTTCGGAGAGTGCCGGGGCGGTCGTGTTCCGCCAGCCGGACGGAAAGGCGGTGACCCTGCGCAAGAAGCCGGAGCGGGTGGTGGCCTGCTACGCCTCTTTCGTTCAGGTCTGGTACGCGGCCGGAGGAAAGGTGGTCGGCATTCCGCTGGTCCGGAGCCGGGAGGCGCTTCCCGAGGCGGCGCGGAAGCTCCCTGTGGTCGGCGGCCTGACCACTCCGAATCCCGAAAAGGTGCTTGCGCTCAAGCCGGACCTTGTGCTGCTGCTCGACAAGTTCGAGAAGCATCGGGCGGTAAGTGAGGTGCTGAACCGGGCCGGCGTCGAAACGGTGCTGCTCGAGTGCGGCAACTACACCGACTTCTCCGGTCTGCTCGACCTCTTCTGCCGTTTGAACGGGACGACCGTTGCCGCGCACCCGGAGGGGAAGCGGATCACGGACGAGGTCGCCGCCGTCTGCCGTGAAGTTTCCGCCCTGCCGCCGCCTTCCGCCGCGATCGTCTTCGCCGCGACCCACGGGTTCAAGCTCGAGGGCGACGAATCGAATACCGGAACCATGCTGAAGATGCTCGGCGCCGGAAACATCGCTTCCGGCATCCGGGGTGTCCGGGCCGGATTCAGCTTCGAGCGGCTGCTGGTCGAGAATCCGGATGTGATTCTGGTGGTCACCATGGGCGATGCCGAGGCGCTGAAGGAGAAGTTCCGGCGTGAAATCATGTCGCAGGAGGCGTGGAAGGCGTTGAAGGCCGAGAAGGAGAAGCGGGTCCACTTTCTGCCCGCCGACCTGTTTCTGTATCAGCCCGGCACGCGCTATCCGGAGGCGTTCCGTTATCTGGCGAAGCTGCTTTATCCGGGATGGGAGGATAAATGA
- a CDS encoding low molecular weight protein arginine phosphatase, with protein MRILFVCTGNSCRSPMADLYFNALCRQAGRDDLEAGSAGIFAWDGSPISRQAAAVMAEYSIDSSGFRSARFTPELAREYDLLVAMTESHRQAMVEIAPSAAGKIRLLADGDVPDPFGGSVGHYTRVFEAMKPALDALFRAVSGDKA; from the coding sequence ATGCGGATTTTATTTGTTTGCACCGGCAACAGCTGCCGCAGCCCGATGGCGGACCTCTATTTCAACGCCCTCTGCCGGCAGGCCGGGCGCGACGACCTCGAGGCCGGTTCGGCCGGAATTTTCGCCTGGGACGGTTCTCCGATCTCCCGGCAGGCCGCCGCGGTCATGGCGGAATACAGCATCGACTCCTCCGGCTTCCGTTCCGCCCGTTTCACGCCGGAGCTCGCCCGCGAATACGACCTTCTCGTCGCCATGACCGAATCCCATCGGCAGGCGATGGTCGAAATCGCCCCGTCCGCAGCCGGTAAAATCCGGCTTCTGGCCGACGGCGACGTGCCGGACCCGTTCGGCGGCAGCGTCGGGCATTACACCCGGGTCTTCGAAGCGATGAAGCCCGCGCTCGACGCCCTGTTCCGCGCGGTTTCAGGAGATAAAGCATAA
- a CDS encoding ABC transporter ATP-binding protein: MKLDVKSVSAGYGGKLVLDGVDLTVPEGGILTLVGANGSGKSTLLKVIGRLLEPRAGEIVLDGRAIRSYGTTELARKMAILPQLHHAAGEITVGELVGYGRFPHRRGFGQLSADDRAVVDETLKLTRLEPFRNRPVGTLSGGERQRAWIAMTLAQQPRFLLLDEPTTFLDVRCQFDIIELVCDLNRRLGITVLMVLHDLNLAARCSDILVTLKERKIRHIGTPAEILRPEILRDIFGIEAEISTGTDGIPYCIPTGSVKEDQR; this comes from the coding sequence ATGAAGCTTGATGTGAAATCCGTTTCAGCCGGCTACGGCGGCAAGCTCGTGCTCGACGGCGTCGACCTGACCGTCCCGGAGGGCGGCATCCTGACGCTGGTCGGCGCGAACGGCAGCGGCAAATCGACGCTGCTGAAGGTCATCGGCCGGCTGCTCGAACCGCGCGCCGGGGAGATCGTGCTGGACGGCAGGGCGATCCGCTCCTACGGCACAACCGAGCTGGCCCGGAAGATGGCGATCCTGCCTCAGCTGCACCATGCTGCGGGGGAGATCACGGTGGGCGAACTGGTCGGTTACGGCCGTTTTCCGCACCGGCGCGGCTTCGGGCAGCTGAGTGCGGATGACCGCGCGGTGGTCGACGAGACGCTGAAGCTGACCCGGCTCGAGCCGTTCCGCAACCGTCCGGTCGGCACGCTGTCGGGCGGAGAGCGCCAGCGGGCGTGGATCGCCATGACGCTTGCGCAGCAGCCTCGGTTCCTGCTGCTCGACGAGCCGACGACGTTTCTCGACGTGCGCTGTCAGTTCGACATCATCGAACTGGTCTGCGACCTGAACCGGCGGCTCGGCATTACGGTGCTGATGGTGCTGCACGACCTGAATCTCGCGGCGCGCTGTTCGGATATTCTGGTTACGCTGAAGGAGCGGAAGATCCGTCACATCGGAACTCCGGCGGAGATCCTGCGGCCGGAAATCCTGCGGGATATTTTCGGCATCGAAGCGGAAATCAGCACCGGAACGGACGGCATCCCCTACTGCATTCCGACCGGAAGCGTAAAGGAGGATCAAAGATGA
- a CDS encoding tRNA-dihydrouridine synthase has protein sequence MEYWPGPMEGVMTPALIRAANELELVSRWMTPFLRITAGAPKRRILDAFLAPFSGTVPVTVQLMGTDPAAVAASAAALAGLGIRAFNLNFGCPSRQVTSGGAGGGALRDPAGMLRMAEAVKAAAPSLPLSAKLRTGWSDPAEQETFLPMLARSGCVDLFFIHFRTVAEQYRPVGGRLERLGRAVELAGEVPVVLNGDVDTLEDAEQLSAALPGAAGIMCARGWLRDPYLLRRLEGHSAPEPETGRERFFRTVVGNGFPVNKSIELSNFIWGRERNPYFRHLVTLPPHTQFRP, from the coding sequence GTGGAATATTGGCCGGGGCCGATGGAGGGAGTCATGACTCCCGCGCTGATTCGCGCCGCGAATGAATTGGAGCTGGTTTCCCGCTGGATGACTCCGTTTCTGCGGATCACCGCCGGGGCGCCGAAGCGGCGCATTCTCGACGCTTTCCTTGCGCCGTTTTCCGGGACGGTTCCGGTGACGGTTCAGTTGATGGGGACCGATCCGGCGGCAGTGGCGGCTTCCGCCGCTGCACTGGCCGGGCTCGGCATCCGGGCGTTCAACCTGAATTTCGGCTGCCCGAGCCGTCAGGTGACGTCGGGCGGCGCCGGGGGCGGTGCGCTGCGCGATCCGGCCGGAATGCTGCGGATGGCGGAGGCGGTCAAGGCGGCGGCGCCGTCGCTTCCGCTTTCCGCCAAGCTCCGGACCGGCTGGAGCGATCCGGCGGAGCAGGAGACGTTTCTGCCCATGCTGGCCCGCAGCGGATGCGTCGATCTGTTTTTCATACATTTCCGGACGGTGGCGGAGCAGTACCGTCCGGTCGGAGGACGGCTCGAACGGCTCGGGCGCGCCGTGGAGCTGGCCGGGGAGGTGCCGGTCGTGCTGAACGGCGACGTCGATACGCTTGAGGATGCGGAGCAGCTTTCCGCCGCGCTGCCGGGAGCAGCCGGAATCATGTGCGCACGCGGCTGGCTGCGCGACCCGTACCTGCTGCGGAGGCTGGAAGGGCATTCCGCGCCGGAGCCGGAAACCGGGCGGGAACGGTTTTTCCGCACGGTCGTCGGGAACGGATTTCCGGTCAATAAATCGATCGAGCTTTCGAATTTCATCTGGGGCCGGGAACGGAATCCATACTTCCGGCACCTGGTCACCCTGCCGCCGCACACGCAGTTTCGCCCCTGA
- a CDS encoding serine hydroxymethyltransferase yields the protein MMEITDWYGKNLRVAIGTDHGGYRQKPELAAFLEEKGCTVLDCGPFTYDDGDDYPDFGVPAVRAVARGEADVAMLICRSGVGMGILANRFHGVRAVCAGDAGLAKKSRLHNCSNVLVLPGDVLDFDAMKKVVEAWLDTPFSGDERHIRRLSKIETQTYDDIAAVRHADPEVAKIIDREAERQADGIELIASENFASCAVRAAQGSVLTNKYAEGYPGKRYYNGCEFVDEMESLAIERVKKLFGAEAANVQPHSGSSANQAVYMALVNPGDTVLAMSLDHGGHLTHGHPLNFSGMLYNIVPYGVNRETELIDYDEVERLAVENKPKMILAGASAYPRVIDFARLRAIADKVGAKLFVDMAHIAGLVAAGEHPNPVPYCDVVTTTTHKTLRGPRGGLILCREEYIKSINSKVFPGMQGGPLEHVIAGKAICFGEALTPAFKAYQHQVRLNAAKLADELAKRGFRIVSGGTDNHLMLIDLRPKQATGKAVANALDLARITCNKNMIPFDPEKPFVTSGIRVGTPAITTRGLKEAEMVRVADFIERGVELREDEAALRSLGNEVKEFMAAFPMPQF from the coding sequence ATGATGGAAATCACCGACTGGTACGGAAAGAATCTCAGGGTCGCGATCGGAACCGATCACGGCGGTTACAGGCAGAAACCGGAACTCGCCGCGTTTCTCGAGGAAAAAGGCTGCACGGTCCTCGACTGCGGCCCCTTCACGTATGACGACGGCGACGACTACCCGGATTTCGGCGTCCCGGCGGTCCGGGCGGTCGCCCGCGGCGAAGCCGACGTCGCCATGCTGATCTGCCGTTCCGGCGTCGGGATGGGGATTCTCGCCAACCGTTTCCACGGCGTCCGCGCCGTGTGCGCCGGCGACGCCGGGCTTGCGAAGAAGAGCCGGCTGCACAACTGCTCGAACGTCCTCGTCCTGCCCGGCGACGTGCTCGATTTCGACGCGATGAAGAAGGTCGTCGAAGCGTGGCTCGACACGCCGTTCAGCGGCGACGAGCGCCACATCCGCCGCCTCTCGAAAATCGAAACGCAGACCTACGATGACATCGCCGCCGTGCGCCATGCCGATCCCGAAGTCGCGAAAATCATCGACCGGGAGGCCGAACGCCAGGCAGACGGCATCGAACTCATCGCCAGCGAGAACTTCGCCTCCTGCGCCGTCCGCGCCGCCCAGGGCTCCGTGCTGACCAACAAATACGCCGAAGGCTACCCCGGCAAGCGCTACTACAACGGCTGCGAATTCGTCGACGAAATGGAGTCTCTCGCCATCGAGCGCGTGAAGAAGCTCTTCGGCGCCGAAGCCGCGAACGTGCAGCCCCACTCCGGGTCGAGCGCGAATCAGGCGGTCTACATGGCGCTCGTCAATCCGGGCGACACCGTGCTGGCCATGAGTCTCGATCACGGCGGCCACCTGACCCACGGCCACCCGCTGAACTTCTCCGGCATGCTCTACAACATTGTCCCGTACGGCGTGAACCGCGAGACCGAGCTCATCGACTACGATGAAGTCGAACGCCTCGCCGTCGAGAACAAGCCGAAGATGATTCTGGCCGGCGCCTCCGCCTACCCGCGCGTCATCGATTTCGCCCGGCTGCGCGCCATCGCGGACAAGGTCGGCGCGAAGCTCTTCGTCGACATGGCCCACATCGCGGGCCTCGTCGCGGCCGGAGAACACCCGAACCCGGTGCCGTACTGCGACGTCGTGACCACCACGACCCACAAGACGCTGCGCGGGCCGCGCGGCGGGCTGATCCTCTGCCGGGAGGAGTATATCAAATCCATCAATTCCAAGGTTTTCCCGGGCATGCAGGGCGGCCCGCTCGAACACGTGATCGCAGGCAAGGCGATCTGCTTCGGCGAAGCGCTGACCCCGGCTTTCAAGGCCTACCAGCACCAGGTCAGACTGAACGCCGCGAAACTGGCGGACGAGCTCGCGAAGCGCGGGTTCCGCATCGTCTCCGGCGGCACAGACAACCACCTGATGCTGATCGACCTGCGTCCGAAGCAGGCGACCGGCAAGGCCGTTGCGAACGCGCTCGACCTCGCCCGCATCACCTGCAACAAGAACATGATTCCGTTCGATCCCGAAAAGCCGTTCGTCACGAGCGGCATCCGCGTCGGCACCCCGGCGATCACGACCCGCGGGCTCAAAGAGGCCGAAATGGTGCGCGTCGCCGACTTCATCGAACGCGGCGTCGAACTGCGCGAGGACGAAGCGGCGCTCCGCAGCCTCGGCAACGAAGTAAAAGAGTTCATGGCGGCTTTCCCGATGCCGCAGTTCTGA
- the serS gene encoding serine--tRNA ligase, with protein MIDIKFIREHAEEVKANCVRRGFPIDLEGLLKLDADSRQLSQEAEALRAERNRLSKECAKDPSARDKVKQLKEVLSSKEEMLARIQNKIHQVVIRMPNMLAPDVPDGLDDSGNVELRKEGTIPTFDFKVRDHQELGELLGILDIPRGTKVAGAGFYYWKGKGAMLAQALYFWVQRVLVERGFTMFMTPCVAKERTLFGTGYLPFFADQTYNLEGEDLALIGTSEQTLVGYHADDVLDGASLPLCYTAFTPCFRTEAGSYGKASRGIFRVHQFHKVEQIVFCKPEDSVKYHEMCLANEEYILQQLGIPYHVVNVCVGDLGAPGYKKYDIEAWFAGFGGYREVTSNTNLTSFQSRRLNIRYKDGDTRDYVHTISATAVTDRVLIAIMENFQQEDGTVVIPEVLRPLCGFDRISPAGK; from the coding sequence ATGATCGACATCAAATTTATCCGTGAACATGCGGAGGAAGTCAAGGCGAACTGCGTCCGGCGCGGTTTCCCGATCGACCTGGAAGGACTCCTGAAACTCGACGCCGACTCGCGGCAGCTTTCGCAGGAAGCCGAGGCGCTCCGCGCCGAACGCAACCGGCTCAGCAAGGAGTGCGCCAAGGACCCGTCCGCCCGCGACAAGGTCAAGCAGCTCAAGGAGGTCCTCAGCTCGAAGGAGGAGATGCTTGCCAGAATCCAGAACAAGATCCATCAGGTCGTCATCCGCATGCCGAACATGCTCGCTCCGGACGTGCCGGACGGGCTCGACGACTCGGGCAACGTCGAACTCCGCAAAGAGGGCACGATCCCGACCTTCGACTTCAAGGTGCGCGACCATCAGGAGCTCGGGGAGCTGCTCGGCATCCTCGACATCCCGCGCGGCACGAAAGTCGCCGGCGCCGGCTTCTACTATTGGAAGGGCAAGGGCGCCATGCTCGCGCAGGCTCTCTACTTCTGGGTCCAGCGCGTCCTCGTCGAACGCGGCTTCACGATGTTCATGACCCCGTGCGTCGCCAAGGAACGCACGCTCTTCGGCACCGGCTACCTGCCGTTTTTCGCAGACCAGACCTACAACCTCGAAGGCGAAGACCTCGCGCTCATCGGCACCTCCGAGCAGACCCTGGTCGGCTACCATGCCGACGACGTGCTCGACGGCGCCTCGCTGCCGCTCTGCTACACGGCTTTCACGCCCTGCTTCCGCACCGAAGCCGGCAGCTACGGCAAGGCGTCGCGCGGCATCTTCCGCGTCCACCAGTTCCACAAGGTCGAGCAGATCGTCTTCTGCAAGCCGGAGGATTCGGTGAAATACCATGAGATGTGCCTGGCCAACGAGGAGTATATCCTCCAGCAGCTCGGCATCCCGTACCACGTCGTCAACGTCTGTGTCGGCGATCTCGGCGCGCCCGGGTACAAGAAGTATGACATCGAAGCCTGGTTCGCCGGTTTCGGCGGCTACCGCGAAGTCACCAGCAATACAAACCTGACCTCGTTCCAGAGCCGCCGGCTGAACATCCGCTACAAGGACGGCGACACCCGCGACTATGTCCACACCATCAGCGCCACGGCCGTCACCGACCGCGTCCTGATCGCGATCATGGAGAACTTCCAGCAGGAAGACGGCACCGTCGTCATCCCGGAAGTGCTCCGCCCGCTCTGCGGCTTCGACCGCATATCCCCGGCGGGTAAATAA
- a CDS encoding radical SAM protein has protein sequence MMKQTVLRGMMGFPCRELPEPPRVWEEALAADTATRRTLYIHIPYCRSRCPFCPFYFGGAGEEETAEYVRLLRLELERWGELAGRFPVNAVYFGGGTPSDLGAESLVSLLDAVRKNYRLAADCEITVEGRIDGFEPEKARRLAAHGANRLSIGIQTFDTELRRRLGRVSDRRAILGRLEALAAINEFSLVIDLLYALPGQTAARWEADLATLLAATRVSGLDLYRLKVSDTLPLAAAIRAGKLPPVPDDETAYAMHLAGVEAMRSAGAVRISPVHFAFEARERNLNNTVSSSKQVCLQFGMKAVGRLAGRRFMQHSEFRSYRELVSAGRKPVKSAGLLPPDFAACGELAGQIYRPMRIFPGRVAAAAPATVRERVETAVRSGAEHWAERGFLTAEPGGGFALTERANFSHREMASDLMERIAEAYS, from the coding sequence ATGATGAAGCAGACGGTACTGCGCGGCATGATGGGGTTCCCCTGCCGGGAGCTGCCGGAGCCGCCCCGGGTGTGGGAGGAGGCGCTGGCGGCCGACACCGCCACGCGGCGGACGCTCTATATCCATATTCCATATTGCCGGAGCCGCTGCCCGTTCTGCCCGTTTTATTTCGGCGGCGCGGGAGAAGAGGAGACGGCGGAGTATGTCCGGCTCCTGCGGCTCGAACTTGAGCGGTGGGGAGAACTTGCCGGGCGTTTTCCGGTCAACGCGGTTTACTTCGGAGGCGGTACGCCGAGCGACCTCGGCGCGGAGTCGCTTGTGTCGCTGCTTGACGCGGTGCGGAAGAATTACCGCCTCGCGGCCGACTGCGAGATCACCGTCGAGGGGCGGATTGACGGTTTTGAACCGGAAAAGGCCAGGCGGCTTGCCGCACACGGCGCGAACCGGCTCTCGATCGGAATCCAGACCTTCGACACGGAACTGCGGCGCAGGCTCGGGCGGGTTTCGGACCGCCGCGCGATTCTCGGGCGGCTCGAAGCGCTGGCGGCGATCAATGAATTTTCGCTGGTCATCGATTTGCTCTACGCCCTGCCGGGGCAGACGGCAGCCCGGTGGGAGGCGGATCTTGCGACGCTGCTTGCCGCGACCCGGGTTTCGGGGCTGGACCTCTACCGGCTTAAAGTTTCGGACACCCTGCCGCTTGCGGCGGCGATCCGCGCCGGAAAACTGCCGCCGGTGCCGGACGATGAAACGGCCTATGCGATGCATCTGGCCGGTGTGGAGGCGATGCGTTCGGCCGGGGCTGTGCGGATTTCTCCGGTCCACTTCGCGTTCGAGGCGCGGGAGCGGAATCTGAATAACACGGTTTCGAGCTCGAAACAGGTCTGTCTGCAGTTCGGCATGAAGGCGGTCGGCCGCCTGGCCGGACGCCGCTTTATGCAGCACAGTGAGTTCCGGTCCTACCGTGAGCTGGTTTCCGCCGGGAGGAAGCCGGTGAAGAGCGCCGGGCTGCTGCCGCCGGACTTCGCGGCCTGCGGCGAATTGGCCGGGCAGATCTACCGCCCGATGCGGATTTTTCCGGGCCGGGTGGCGGCCGCCGCTCCGGCCACGGTCCGGGAACGGGTCGAAACTGCCGTCCGGAGCGGGGCGGAACATTGGGCGGAGCGCGGATTCCTGACGGCGGAGCCGGGGGGAGGATTCGCGTTGACCGAACGGGCGAATTTTTCGCATCGGGAGATGGCGTCGGACTTGATGGAACGAATAGCGGAGGCGTATTCATGA